The following is a genomic window from Bordetella petrii.
ACCCCGCGCGACACCGTGGCGACGCTGGTGGCGCAGGTGAAGCAGTTTCGCACCGAGCTTCAGACGGCGCTCTCGGACAACAAGTCCCAGCGTGAGGAAAACCAGCGACTGCGTCAGCGCGAGAACTCGATCGACCAGCGCATCAATTCGGCCCTCGAATCCGAGCGGTCCAACCTGCGCCGCGACCAGGAACAGGCGGCCAGCGCGCGCCAGCAGACCGAAGGGCTGCTCGCCGACCTGCAGCGGCGCCTGGACAGCATCGGCGGGCGCGGCGGCGGCCATGCGGACCTGCCGGTGGGCCTGGGGCTGCAGGGCGGCGACGAGGCCGGGATGGAGGGCGGCGTGCGGTGGGTGGAGCCAGACGACGCGAAGCCCGCCGAGGGGCGCAACGGCGGTCGCGGCACGAGCGGCGGCATGAGCTTTCCCACGAGCTTCGGCCCGGCGCAAAGCACGCTGGAAACCACGGCGGAAAGCGTGGCGAACGCGGGCGCACGCGCCGAAGGCGTCAAGAGCGCGAAGCCCGTCTATACGGTGCCGACCAACTCCACGCTCATGGGCTCGGTCGCGATGACCGCGCTGATCGGGCGTGTGCCGATCGACGGCACGGTGAACGATCCCTATCCGTTCAAAGTCCTGGTCGGGCCGGACAACCTGACCGCCAATGGCATCGACATTCCCGACGTGGCCGGCGCCGTGTTCAGCGGCACCGCATCGGGCGACTGGACGCTTTCTTGCGTGCGCGGCCAGGTGCGCAGCATCACGTTCGTCTTCAACGACGGCACGATTCGCACGATCCCCGAAGACCGCGAGGGCAACCAGCAGAACAACCAGCAGCGCGACGGGCTGGGCTGGATCAGCGATCCGCATGGCATCCCCTGCGTCAGCGGCGAGCGGCGCAGCAACGCCCAGCAATACCTCGGCTCGCAGGCCCTGATCACCGCGGCCGGCGCCGGCGTGGCCTCGCTCATTGAGAGCGACAGCGGTCGCATGTCCTATGTCGGCTCGGACGGCTCCATCGGCACCGTGGGCATCACCGGCCAGGAAGCGGTCGGCCAGATTCTCGCGGGCGGTGTCCGGGACATGTCGGCCTGGGTCAACAAGTTGTACGGCCAGGCGTTCGCCGCCGTCTATGTACAGCCAGGCGCCAAGGTCGCCGTTCACCTCGAAAAGCCGCTCGCCATCGACTTCGATCCCGAAGGCCGCAAGGTCGATCACCGCGCAGGAGAAAGCCATGCCCTCGAACTTGACTGACTTGTCCCGTGGCTTGGCGCTGGTCCTCACCATCGCCGTGCTCGCCGGTTGCGCCACCAGCAAGGAAAAGCTGCTGCCCCAC
Proteins encoded in this region:
- a CDS encoding TIGR03752 family integrating conjugative element protein; this encodes MRSNGLLKWLMIPVALLVLFVGIRLFSGGSTSAPPAGDAGAQLTPEEMKALGIEGDTPRDTVATLVAQVKQFRTELQTALSDNKSQREENQRLRQRENSIDQRINSALESERSNLRRDQEQAASARQQTEGLLADLQRRLDSIGGRGGGHADLPVGLGLQGGDEAGMEGGVRWVEPDDAKPAEGRNGGRGTSGGMSFPTSFGPAQSTLETTAESVANAGARAEGVKSAKPVYTVPTNSTLMGSVAMTALIGRVPIDGTVNDPYPFKVLVGPDNLTANGIDIPDVAGAVFSGTASGDWTLSCVRGQVRSITFVFNDGTIRTIPEDREGNQQNNQQRDGLGWISDPHGIPCVSGERRSNAQQYLGSQALITAAGAGVASLIESDSGRMSYVGSDGSIGTVGITGQEAVGQILAGGVRDMSAWVNKLYGQAFAAVYVQPGAKVAVHLEKPLAIDFDPEGRKVDHRAGESHALELD